The Synchiropus splendidus isolate RoL2022-P1 chromosome 1, RoL_Sspl_1.0, whole genome shotgun sequence genome includes a window with the following:
- the LOC128748447 gene encoding cytohesin-1-like isoform X1, which produces MVLKSEDGVVPDDLSPEEIQELESIRRRKQELLQDIQRLKDEIAEVTNEIETLGQTEERKSMQRNKQMAIGRKKFNMDPKKGIRFLIETSLLKNTSDDIAQFLYKGEGLNKTAIGDYLGERDDYNIQVLHAFLQLHEFSDLNLVQALRQFLWSFRLPGEAQKIDRMMEAFAQRYCRCNPGVFQSTDTCYVLSFAVIMLNTSLHNPNVKDKPTVQRFIAMNRGINDGGDLPEELLKNLYDSIKNEPFKIPEDDGNDLTHTFFNPDREGWLLKLGGRVKTWKRRWFILTDNCLYYFEFTTDKEPRGIIPLENLSIREVEDSKKPNCFELYISDHKDQVIKACKTEADGRVVEGNHTVYRISAPSMEEKDEWINSIKAAISKDPFYEMLAARKKKVSTLKGL; this is translated from the exons ATGGTTCTCAAGTCCGAAGACGGAGTTG TGCCTGATGACCTCAGTCCAGAAGAAATCCAGGAGCTGGAGAGCATCCGGCGCAGAAAGCAAGAGTTACTGCAGGACATACAA AGGCTGAAGGATGAGATTGCAGAGGTGACCAATGAGATCGAAACTCTGGGACAGACAGAAGAGAG AAAAAGCATGCAGAGGAACAAACAGATGGCCATTGGCCGAAAGAAGTTCAACATGGACCCAAAGAAG GGCATCAGGTTTTTGATTGAGACTTCACTCCTGAAAAACACCAGCGATGACATCGCCCAGTTTCTCTACAAGGGCGAGGGACTGAACAAGACAGCCATCGGAGACTACTTAGGGGAGAG AGATGACTACAACATCCAGGTCCTGCACGCCTTCCTGCAGCTGCACGAGTTCTCAGACCTGAACTTGGTCCAGGCCCTCAGGCAGTTCCTGTGGAGCTTTAGACTTCCTGGTGAAGCCCAGAAGATCGACCGCATGATGGAGGCTTTCGCCCAGAGATACTGTCGCTGCAACCCTGGCGTCTTTCAGAGCACAG ATACGTGTTACGTGTTGTCCTTCGCCGTCATCATGCTAAACACCAGTTTGCACAATCCTAACGTCAAAGACAAACCGACCGTCCAGAGATTCATAGCCATGAACCGGGGAATCAACGACGGAGGGGACCTGCCTGAGGAGTTGTTGAAA AACCTGTACGACAGTATCAAGAACGAACCTTTTAAAATCCCAGAGGACGACGGCAACGACCTGACACACACTTTCTTCAATCCAGACAGAGAAGGGTGGCTGCTCAAACTGG GTGGACGAGTCAAAACCTGGAAGAGACGCTGGTTCATCCTCACAGACAACTGCCTCTACTACTTCGAATTCACCACA GATAAAGAACCGAGAGGAATAATCCCTTTGGAAAATCTCAGCATCAGAGAAGTGGAGGACTCAAAGAAACCG AACTGTTTTGAGCTCTACATCTCAGACCATAAAGATCAGGTGATCAAGGCCTGCAAGACGGAGGCGGATGGCCGAGTGGTCGAGGGAAACCACACAGTCTACAGAATCTCAGCTCCGTCCATGGAGGAGAAAGACGAGTGGATCAACAGCATCAA AGCTGCCATCAGCAAAGATCCTTTCTACGAGATGTTGGCTGCTCGGAAGAAGAAGGTTTCCACTCTGAAAGGGTTGTGA
- the LOC128748447 gene encoding cytohesin-1-like isoform X2: MQRNKQMAIGRKKFNMDPKKGIRFLIETSLLKNTSDDIAQFLYKGEGLNKTAIGDYLGERDDYNIQVLHAFLQLHEFSDLNLVQALRQFLWSFRLPGEAQKIDRMMEAFAQRYCRCNPGVFQSTDTCYVLSFAVIMLNTSLHNPNVKDKPTVQRFIAMNRGINDGGDLPEELLKNLYDSIKNEPFKIPEDDGNDLTHTFFNPDREGWLLKLGGGRVKTWKRRWFILTDNCLYYFEFTTDKEPRGIIPLENLSIREVEDSKKPNCFELYISDHKDQVIKACKTEADGRVVEGNHTVYRISAPSMEEKDEWINSIKAAISKDPFYEMLAARKKKVSTLKGL; the protein is encoded by the exons ATGCAGAGGAACAAACAGATGGCCATTGGCCGAAAGAAGTTCAACATGGACCCAAAGAAG GGCATCAGGTTTTTGATTGAGACTTCACTCCTGAAAAACACCAGCGATGACATCGCCCAGTTTCTCTACAAGGGCGAGGGACTGAACAAGACAGCCATCGGAGACTACTTAGGGGAGAG AGATGACTACAACATCCAGGTCCTGCACGCCTTCCTGCAGCTGCACGAGTTCTCAGACCTGAACTTGGTCCAGGCCCTCAGGCAGTTCCTGTGGAGCTTTAGACTTCCTGGTGAAGCCCAGAAGATCGACCGCATGATGGAGGCTTTCGCCCAGAGATACTGTCGCTGCAACCCTGGCGTCTTTCAGAGCACAG ATACGTGTTACGTGTTGTCCTTCGCCGTCATCATGCTAAACACCAGTTTGCACAATCCTAACGTCAAAGACAAACCGACCGTCCAGAGATTCATAGCCATGAACCGGGGAATCAACGACGGAGGGGACCTGCCTGAGGAGTTGTTGAAA AACCTGTACGACAGTATCAAGAACGAACCTTTTAAAATCCCAGAGGACGACGGCAACGACCTGACACACACTTTCTTCAATCCAGACAGAGAAGGGTGGCTGCTCAAACTGGG AGGTGGACGAGTCAAAACCTGGAAGAGACGCTGGTTCATCCTCACAGACAACTGCCTCTACTACTTCGAATTCACCACA GATAAAGAACCGAGAGGAATAATCCCTTTGGAAAATCTCAGCATCAGAGAAGTGGAGGACTCAAAGAAACCG AACTGTTTTGAGCTCTACATCTCAGACCATAAAGATCAGGTGATCAAGGCCTGCAAGACGGAGGCGGATGGCCGAGTGGTCGAGGGAAACCACACAGTCTACAGAATCTCAGCTCCGTCCATGGAGGAGAAAGACGAGTGGATCAACAGCATCAA AGCTGCCATCAGCAAAGATCCTTTCTACGAGATGTTGGCTGCTCGGAAGAAGAAGGTTTCCACTCTGAAAGGGTTGTGA
- the LOC128748447 gene encoding cytohesin-1-like isoform X3 produces MVLKSEDGVVPDDLSPEEIQELESIRRRKQELLQDIQRLKDEIAEVTNEIETLGQTEERKSMQRNKQMAIGRKKFNMDPKKGIRFLIETSLLKNTSDDIAQFLYKGEGLNKTAIGDYLGERDDYNIQVLHAFLQLHEFSDLNLVQALRQFLWSFRLPGEAQKIDRMMEAFAQRYCRCNPGVFQSTDTCYVLSFAVIMLNTSLHNPNVKDKPTVQRFIAMNRGINDGGDLPEELLKNLYDSIKNEPFKIPEDDGNDLTHTFFNPDREGWLLKLGGGRVKTWKRRWFILTDNCLYYFEFTTDKEPRGIIPLENLSIREVEDSKKPS; encoded by the exons ATGGTTCTCAAGTCCGAAGACGGAGTTG TGCCTGATGACCTCAGTCCAGAAGAAATCCAGGAGCTGGAGAGCATCCGGCGCAGAAAGCAAGAGTTACTGCAGGACATACAA AGGCTGAAGGATGAGATTGCAGAGGTGACCAATGAGATCGAAACTCTGGGACAGACAGAAGAGAG AAAAAGCATGCAGAGGAACAAACAGATGGCCATTGGCCGAAAGAAGTTCAACATGGACCCAAAGAAG GGCATCAGGTTTTTGATTGAGACTTCACTCCTGAAAAACACCAGCGATGACATCGCCCAGTTTCTCTACAAGGGCGAGGGACTGAACAAGACAGCCATCGGAGACTACTTAGGGGAGAG AGATGACTACAACATCCAGGTCCTGCACGCCTTCCTGCAGCTGCACGAGTTCTCAGACCTGAACTTGGTCCAGGCCCTCAGGCAGTTCCTGTGGAGCTTTAGACTTCCTGGTGAAGCCCAGAAGATCGACCGCATGATGGAGGCTTTCGCCCAGAGATACTGTCGCTGCAACCCTGGCGTCTTTCAGAGCACAG ATACGTGTTACGTGTTGTCCTTCGCCGTCATCATGCTAAACACCAGTTTGCACAATCCTAACGTCAAAGACAAACCGACCGTCCAGAGATTCATAGCCATGAACCGGGGAATCAACGACGGAGGGGACCTGCCTGAGGAGTTGTTGAAA AACCTGTACGACAGTATCAAGAACGAACCTTTTAAAATCCCAGAGGACGACGGCAACGACCTGACACACACTTTCTTCAATCCAGACAGAGAAGGGTGGCTGCTCAAACTGGG AGGTGGACGAGTCAAAACCTGGAAGAGACGCTGGTTCATCCTCACAGACAACTGCCTCTACTACTTCGAATTCACCACA GATAAAGAACCGAGAGGAATAATCCCTTTGGAAAATCTCAGCATCAGAGAAGTGGAGGACTCAAAGAAACCG TCCTAA